The Gossypium arboreum isolate Shixiya-1 chromosome 6, ASM2569848v2, whole genome shotgun sequence DNA window atgtgtacaattgtaaaatatgtaaatgatgttaaaatagatatttaaaataaatatattataatatatgctaattaaataagtaaagcaaataaatataaaagagaaataaagaaacaaaaggaatagaaacagaattgaaaacGGGAAGcagaggagaaaaagaaaaagaaaaagggaaagaaaaataaaaaagaaaactaaggatttgaagcttggagttaatttggtaagtcaattaagtcccttttaGTTAatcttgatgttttagaagctttgaaacaagattttgatgaaattaagttgatagttcaagagttcatatgtttccaaatatggttcatgttggacaaattatggaattagggatttaattgaatgaattctaagttagaattgattaaggggttaaattgtaaactaggctataagttttatgttgtagggactaaattgaagaaattttgaaattagggaaatatgcagaaaattttatagttaaatataagtttagacaaaatttgaatagaaaaagagagtgaattggattaagaaaataattaagtttagttaggattaaattgggaataaggtaggaattgtttagaaatttaattatttattataattaatgctgtaaataataatgtaaattactattattttcgtagccaacaaagaacctgaagcatcaacatcaaaaggaaaggagaaagtcatcaaggactaaaacgggagaattacggtgtgtattactataattcgaattttaattattattgattgctgaatttttaattgttatgtatggtaagtaagacttgaggtaagtatgtgaaattgatatgaatattgagtgaaaatgaaagtgatgcaaattgaatagaataagtgaattatggaatatgtgattatgtgaaaagtgtattgattgaaaaatgaatggtgatttgaattgtgaattgaaagtgatatagaattgagaaagtgaattgaataccctattaactagtcgggctgagtcggatatagttggcatgccataggattagaagtgttcagggatgcttcgacctcgagtcgatgagacactgggtgtcactaaatttcttcggatagattcgatgaagtactgggtaccaactttactttggctaggccgatgagacactgggtgtcaactattacttcgaactatccggtgaggcactgggtgccatattggtgtgtttggttggatcgtgtatccgccaaagtccgagttacGTTAATAAggtgaaaaattgaaatgtgaatttaaggcattgaaataaaaaaaaaaaagaaattgaattatgaatagaAATTGGAATTGTGATAGAAAGAGAAAAGTATGAGCTAAATGTTCATAAGTGGTTTAAATTCAAGTTTGTGAAAAATACATTGATTGacgaataattaaattgaattgttattatgaaatgatgaaaataaaaataaaaataaagtatgaattagtatttaagaaattaattgttatgtattttaatatttatatttttattattgatgatatattttgaattatggtaataccactgagtatatccatactcagcgtacggtcgTTTCCGTACgcaggttagtagaagtcaagtgtccctCAAGATCCGAATAATCCCGACtcaacacaaatttggtgatgtatatttttcttttgggtaaaggtggcatgtacataggtgttgtttagtcacttgaatatatatattactttgggtagtgaaggatgaattataagatttagatggttaaatgaatgaagtttttaatcaatttagaatgatgctatgatagttattaagttaaaaattatgttaatgatataaatattagttatatgaatgtgaaacattggtgttggttgttttggtttgaatttgcagggggttttaggtaaaaataagcagaaatgctgccgaaattttttataaaaaaaaaattcccgaaatactcgaacaagtcccgttctaattttaatacgtgtttgaacttcgagagtccaatatagggacttaattattatattatactatgaaagttatattaattgtaaattattcgtaagttgtctaatatgtccggtaatgcctcataacctcgttccggctacggtttggggttagggggtgttatagTAACTAACCTCGGTTTCTGACTATTGATCTAAAAATAGCCTAATATCTTTTAAAACCTCGAGTAGTCCCACATAGCTCAGCCCATGGTTCCACCAGTACAAGCAATATGTTAGTTAAAacgtataataataaaaattattgtaCAAACTATGTATTTGTTAATAAATGACGTTTACCTCATCACCAACGGAAACATATATAGGTCAGTTACCTTGAGATGTAGAAACAGTAGTCGCCACTATGCCCACGACTGCAGTAGGAGCAGACAACCATTGATTGATGCCGACTTTAGTTACGTGGCCCAACACATCTCTCAGTATAACGTAGACAATATGACAGATCCCCAACTTAGTTTCTCACAGTCATTAAAGTCTACTAATAGTAGCCACCTTACGTGCACCAAATTTCAAGATTTTTTGGGCATTAAAATGCCTCTAATTAACCTCATTATGTATGCTCGAGCGTATTATTGTATGACCTCATTCGTTCAGTCTTCAGGGAGCTCGTCAAAATTATCTTTCAACCAGTTTATCGATATTTGACCACCTTCAAACTTGTCTGGGACTTTTCCCAACAATAAATGATAGAGGGTCACTTTGTCCGGAACGATCCCAGATCCTGTGATGACTGGCCCATCCACTGGTAGACTGAGTTGTAGCGCTACATCTTCGAGTGTGATTGTACACTCGTCATATGAAAGGTGGAAAATGTGTGTTTCGAGCCACCATATTTCCATCAATGCGCTGATTAGTTACAAATCAAGTTTGTAGCCCTCAGACATGTGAGACACATGTAAGAATCCTGCCACTTGCAAGTGACCACGAATTTTAAGAATCGTAGGCTTTCCTATATTATGGATGAAGCCCTCCTGAACACGATCTATAACACCCCAACCCGTATCCCTCGCCAGAACCGAGTTACAGAGTATTTCCGAAGTTTACAAATCAAACAAACAGGAATTTCAACGCTTCATAAAACATAACATTCATGTCAAAAACCAATTAAACTCATACATACTGTCCCTTatttgagccctcgaggcccaaaatatgcattagaaaAAAGTAGGAACTAATCTagaaactcagaaaatttttcgaaaaatattaatatttttcaaacctgcagggttcacacggccgtgtgggcatttgaaatagagacacacgaccatgtcccagcTCGTAtccatgcccgtgtaactctcttacttgggtcacacggccaatccacacgccagtgtgccaggccgtgtacccaTTCAAAAGAGCCTCGTATGCCCATGTGCtagtcgtgtgtctcacatgacAGAGTCATAAGGCCCTGTGTCTGGCCGTGTAAACTCAGAATGtaccttaaacaacaagtttaccattccCTATAGGCTTGGACACTAAGTAATTCAAAAAACCATTCgtttaaccaattcaaaacacaatcaaacacattcaaatcatgtcaaaacaatcatcttaggtgtctaaccaatgtaccctcattggtaccacatttatatCATCAAAGTATTATTCAAGTccaaataagcatacataatttaaTCCATTTTGACTAGTTTATGAACActtaaacatcaatttaatatGCCATAATAAATCTTAAGaaacaaacacatatttatatgtataaaaccaaccaatattaaacttataatctcatttacatttaatccacaaaataactattatttagacaccctaggtacaAGCCGACAGAAAAGgtaaacatcaccacatttgagttcgggatcgttgttggatgctgaatTGGCAATCAAAAgttaagtacctaacctgcgtACGGAAAgtaaaaccgtacgctgagtaaaactcagtgatatttctataatccgaatatttaaagacataataataatatacacatATTAGTTATAAGCACAATTGACTAATTAAAACCACATTGATTAATACAATGACATTAGTTATTTAATACTCAATTCATAAATGCACCATTTCATACCTGACTCAATTCTCAtcacttgctatataatagcttttcacaatttgatccacatatcatttaatcaatAACATTATCTATTCCATATCCAATTTATGTATCTCAATTTCATGTTTCAATTCACTATCCCATTTTCAGTTCACATACAAtatcatccaatatcaatcatagtactgttttatttaattacccctattaagatgactcggactcagacggatacacagatccaaccaacacaccagtttggtacccagtgcctcatcgaataaATCCGAAGTAATAACTGCACCTAGCGTTATAtaaatttgacacccagtgtctcatcggttaaaccaaaataaattggcacccagtgcctcatcgattCGAATTTGAATAAATCCCTAAACTCTTCCAATCTATGGCATGTCATCTATATTCGACTCAACCCGATATAATTAATAAGTTTAATTTCACTTTCCAAATGCAACCAATATTCAATTATCATATTTGcacacatatattcatttcaattaaaataatcaatatattcataatatatatatcaattcaatcCATTCAATCAACTTCTAATTCAATTCAATGTCAAAATGTCAACTACTCACCTCAATACTTACcgtatgcattaaataaaaaaatacaacaattaataactagtttcggattataaaaatacaaaccagGAATTTCGAGCTATTCCACGTCAACTTTATCTTTCCCATTTTTAGTTGAGGATTTTGGTACGAcgttagctatggaattaaaacaattaaaattcatcaatacaacacagttcaatttcatattgaatatttcaatttttattcaatatttgcctaaatctcaatttagtccctaaatcgaaactaaattttttattcttcacatttaattctttattttcatgcaatttccactttaaactaaatttagatccctatttttacttaaattcctaaattttaaatattttacaatttagttcctattactcaaaatttacaatttattctacaattcactcctttttcatttctaacttttaaatctatcaatttaatccctaatactaaaattattcaacatttaAAACTCAATAATTGCTAAAATTTCGACATAGGGTGGGTAGTACTAAAcactgggattccaaaaacataaacattacaagaaaaagggactaaattgaataacaaATTGAGCTTGGAAACTTTTGAAACCCCTAAACCTTGCGTCTgtttctttattcttttctttctttctttctttctttcttttttctcaattttgattttgcttttatctttctttatttcatttacttatttgttttattatatttactttattattatgttatatatattttaactttaatttattaataatatatataataattttacatCTTATGCCGCGTCACTAAATAAAAAATGGCATAATTtttctttagtccctttaatttttctttaatctataattcaactttcaccctatATGCAATTTAGGTCTTATAcctaattattcttaattcatgcaaatttacttaaccaaaacctaattaactacaccactaacttcgtaaatatttattatttacgaGTCCGATTTACGGGAACGGAGTCTCGAGAATTCATTTTCCGACACCCCTGACTATCGAGTCGATACACAATCATCTGCCTATTTACaccaaaaaaaatataattataataaaaaattaaatttaacattattgaAATTAACGAAATTTAAATTTTGGCCTTACCATTATTAATTGGGTGGCAGAAATATGCTTGTCGTCGAAACAGATTAAGAAGGCGGCCATTTGTGATAAATcaatttaaaagaataaaaatgatataatttaaaaaataatatttttaaataaaaatataaaaaattattaaaaacgagagAGTTGAGAGACTTGAGAGGGTTtgagagaattgaaagagttgagaGAAGGATgtgaataaaaaaaatgaaacttgAGGGGTATTTATAGGGTAAAAAAAGTTACCGtttttagggttttaatgtttttacCGTTAGCGGCAACTTTCAAAAAGTCGTTAGGATTTCGCGCGTTCCAATAAAATCGGCCTATatacttaattaaatttaaaatcgatgtaaaatctaaatttaaaaaaaaaaagcctatAGTCGTTATTTTGCCCAAATTATATTTTGTATTAGTAAaatcaatattaaataaattagcttatattttcaaattgattttaGTGTTTTGGCTTTTTAGGTGAAATTATAAAATTCCACTCTTCTTTCATAACGAGGTTAAACAATTcacattaaaatacaaaattaaatatatattttctaatatttatattagatatactttttttaaaatttatagtatATAGTTTATTTTTGGCTTAAGGGTATATAAACTCCTGAACTTaatgaaaaaattaattaagctcATTTGCAAAAACACATTCAGTTAAGTCTTTAAATTCTCAAATTGcatcaattaaatattttgaCCAACATTTTCCATCTTTGATTGTTGCAATGTTGATGTGGCACTCTACATcagcaaaaattttaaaaaaatttaaaaagaaaattatttaaattctttTACTAGTATGAACTTGGACAAATAGTTACCTAgagatttatttcaaatttaatttttataaaatgataaaaaaatatttttaaaacttataaatGTGTAGagcattattaaaatttataaaaaatattaataaaattttaaaattaaaaataataaaactatttaaaagttaTGTCTAGAATGAATCTGAACAAGCATATGTCCAGAATCATTCAAAACAATTTTACTTAtcatttttttagtttttctctAGTCATGTTGTGGCCCGTgcgtgtatatatataaatggttTACCAAGTGTAGGACCAAATTTATGCCCGGGACCAATAAGCAGAGCCCAGAACACCAACTATCCAATTAGCACCCACTAAACTGACCACTAACTCCTAAACTACcccactaactccatcaccccACTAAGCCACCTcactaactccatcaccctaCTAAGTTACCCCACTAACTCTATTACCCTACTTGCAACCATGGAAGGAGGCAAtcagttgtaaaatttggctataaaagccattcaaaactaTTGTAAAGAGGGGTtggtttttggagattaatcaaagatcaaagcaaaagaggtttttttttgtctattctcgttttaagttctttgtttgtctattttttcatttcaattttattttatttttttatacgaaagtaaaaataaagggAAGAAGCTTACCCAATTTAAAATTATCGAAAAAGGGTTTTTTTGAGGTTCGGCTGCCATGTACGATGGCGCCGATAGTGGCTCATGGGGGTCTGGTGACCGGAGCAAGGTTAGACTGATGGCCGGATTTAGATGGGAGGGGaagagtattattattattattattattattattattattattattattattattattattattattattattttattttattacttttactattattttatatatatttattaccattatttatttattattattagtaacatattgttatttttattattattatttttattattataatggcACTATATTAACTAGTTTTGTACTATTATTACATTCATCACTTCATTATTACTACTGTTCTTAATTTTCTTTATGCTTGCTATATTTTAGgtattaatatatgttattaggGTTATTATATTGCTATTTTCATATTTCATGTTatcattttttttaagtttcagccgcccaaattcattttattcaaaGATTTATCCtcgattgttttcaaaataaaggcgATGTTCGATATTTAGGATCCGCGGGaggattgtgccctaacttactaggttccAATTTTCCTCGTTGAATCTAAATAACCGAGTACCCTTCTCAAATTTAATTGTATGAGGTTCGAATAAAAAACCTATTCTTaaaaattcgggatgttacaccctAACTCACTGGGTGTGGCGTTGCGTTATATTGAGGATAATGATTTCCAAAATCAAGGCAATATTCAGTATTTGGGAGTTCTGAGAGATTGCGTTCTAACTTACTGAACATCAATTTTTCACAAGGCTCGAATGACCGAATACCCTTCTCTTGAACCTCCTTACATGAATTGTAAAATCGAAGACCAACTTAATTCTGAAGGTCTGAAATGTTggaccctaacttactgggtatggcatTCTTTCCTTCGAAATGAGTAGGTCTTTACATTTTATTCGAATAATCCcgattttctttcaaataaaaGGATCGTActctaaaatcttttcaaatttcgaCATCAACACATCAACTAATCAAAAAGGTACCAATTtctgggcgttacgagggtgctaatccttcctcgtacgtaacagACTCCCGAGCCTATTTTCTCAAACTTAGCAGACCAAaaagaattattgttttaataggcctagatgttttattaaaacgattGATTTTAAGGTGGCCCaatctcaccttggaaaagattggtggcgactcaatttttgtttttaagtcgACTCccgtttttcaaatttaaaatggtttcgacaccaaGGAAAGGGTATCGCTAGATCTATTGGGAATCATTCTCAGAGAACCTCATTAGAAGAGTGTTCACAAATTTGAATTCCAAATTTTGATTGGTGTTCTTCGTTAGATTAATTTGATGATGGTGAgttaaaatgcaaaaattaacAGTTTAATTAAGATGATGTATTTCTGAATTACTTCTAAATCATTTTAATGTTATACTTactttcaatttatttttctCCTCTATTTGAACTTTTTTCAATAGTCTTCCTTGGTTTTATAAAATCTTATTCTTCAAACAAAGACACTTTTATTCTTATTTCTAAAAAGAAGATTATTTATCCAAATAATCATATAAAAGATCAATTCAACCCTTCACCTCTCTTGTAGttttctctttccttttttttatacATGTTAAGACTATCTTTTACATTTTCTTATATTGATATTGCAATATTCATTACCATCTCCGTTGGACTTAAAAGAGGTGGACCTTTTTTATTATCCTTGCAATCATCAACTTTTCTCCCCTTCTTTGTTCTCATAGTAACAGTTGTGGGAATTATTTCATTTtctcaattttgaaaaataactacGTCAACTAGAAACCATAAATCGAAATGTAGCATCTTGACATGTTTTCTTGCTCCCaaattattaaaattcattaaacTTCAGTCattaatcaaaataatatgttaattGGTTTGCATATTGATTGATGGCTTCACTCTAAAACTTTATACATATATGTTGAGTGTTTTTGTGTGTCTTCCTTTCAAGTAagttaattttcctatttatatgatatgattctTGGATGTAACGTCTTACGTAGGCTTTTATGTATGCCAACACGTACTCTATTCTAAGATTAACACGTATTCTCTAAAGGTGAGTTCATTTGCATGATGATGCGAAGTCACTACGTGGAAACTCGTGATGCGAACTATGCAAGCAATCACTACTAAAATAGAGAGGATCAAGTCAATCCCAATCAAATAAACGAATAGCGGATGGATAATGACGAACACCATAATAATAtgttattaaatcaaaattatgaGAAATTATTTCTAATAGTTTTGTGTACCTACCATACCAATTTAGGCTTCCATATTGAGATCATTATTATCTATATTAAATTCTTTCATAATACTACTTAAATTAGCCTTAAAGATATTATCTATAGTGATAACATCATTATTATTGAATTGTGAAGACAATTTGTATTACAAAATCATGTTTTCGTCACCCgaatttaaaatttcttatttATCGAAACGaatcttctttaaaaatttatatatcttaaataaacaattaaagTGGCCAAAATTAATTCCCCAAACGGTCCACGTGAACTTCATAATTTCTCATTTAAAATTACGCAGTTTTCCCGCCTAGGTATTTAACCCTCATTAATTGAAAACTGTTACCCCATAATTATAAAAATGAAAGTCAGGCAAAGGCTTCGCCAAGCAATTGATTCGTTATACGCCGGTGGCCAAGCAACGGCTGAAGCCTACACGCCGCTCGTGCTCGAATGCGTTCGGGTCAACGATGTTGGTCAAGCCAAGAGATTGCAATCTCACATGGATCTTCACTATTTTATACCCAATGATACGTTTCTACATAACCGTCTTCTTCACATGTATGCCAGATTAGGGAAAATTTCAGATGCCCGAAACCTGTTCGATAGAATGCCCCAAAGAGATATTATCTCCTGGAacacaattctttctgtataTGCCAAATCAGGGTCTGTTGAGAATTTGAGAGCACTGTTCTATAAAATGCCTTTTCGTGATTCTGTTTCATATAATACTTTGATTGCGGGCTTGGCTGGAAGCGGGTTTTCCAGTCAGGCGCTTGAGGTTTTTTTGAGGATGAACAGAGAGGGATTTGAGCCAACAGAATATACTCATGTGAGTTTGTTGAATGCGTGTTCAAGGTTATTGGATTTAAGGAAAGGGAAACAGATTCATGGTAGAATATGCGTTGGTTTTTTGGGGAGGAATGTTTTTGTTTGGAATGCTTTGACTGATATGTATGCTAAGTGTGGCGAGATTGATAAAGCAAGGTGGCTATTTGATAGAACAGATAATAAAAATGTAGTTTCATGGAATTCATTGATTGCTGGTTATTTGAAAAACGGCCAACCTAAGAAATGTATTGATTTGTTTCAGGAGATGCAACTAGGTGGTTTCAAACCTGATGATGTCACAGTCTCGAATGTTCTTGGTGCTTATTTTCAAAGCGGATTGGTAGATGAAGCAATTGAGGTTTTTCACTTGATTAAGAACAAGGATAAAGTATCTTGGACAACAATGATTGTTGGTTATGTTCAGAATGGAAAGGAAGAAGATGCTCTGAATTTATTTGCCAAGATGTTAGCAGAAGGTGTCAAGCCAGACAGTTTTACGATCTCTAGTGTGATTAGTTCCTGTGCAAAATTAGCCTATTTGTGTAATGGTCAGGTTGTCCATGGAAAAGCCATTCTTTTGGGAGTTGATAATGATTTGCTTGTGTCTAGTGCTCTTGTTGATATGTATTGCAAATGTGGAATCACTAAGGATGCCTGGATTGTTTTCGATATGATGCCATCCAGAAATGTAGTTTCTTGGAATGCCATGATTAGGGGTTATGCACAGAATGGACAAGATTTGGAAGCATTGGCCCTTTATGAAAAATTGTTGCAACAAAAGTTGAAACCTGATAGTATTACGTTTGTGGCTGTTCTATCTTCTTGTAACCATGCAGGTTTAATTGAAGAAGGACGCATATATTTTGATTCTATCAGTAAACGGCATGCGTTAGTACCCACTTTGGATCACTATGCATGCATGATCAATCTCCTTGGCCGTTCAGGTTGCATGACTGAAGCAATCGATCTAGTTAACAATATGCCCCATGAGCCAAATTCCTTAATCTGGTCAACCCTTCTCTCTGTCTGTGCAATAAAGGGTGACACTGAAAATGGGGAGATGGCTGCTAAGCGTCTCTTTGAATTGGAACCCCTTAATGCAGGACCTTATATCATGCTTTCTAACATGTATGCCACCTGTGGAAGATGGGAAGATGTGGCATCTGTGAGATCTCTCATGAAAAGTAAGAATGTCAAGAAGTTCGCTGCTTACAGTTGGATTGAGATTGATAATGAAGTTCACAAGTTTGTCGCAGAAGATGCAACTCATCCCCAAACAGAAATCATATACGAAGAACTTGGCAGACTGATTAAGAAATTGCAGGAAGCTGGGTTTATGCCTGATACAAAGCTGGTTCTTCATAAtgtggaggaggaggaaaagttTGCATCCATTTGTTACCATAGCGAGAAACTTGCTCTTGCATATGGATTGATTAAAAAGCCCCATGCAACAGCACCGATTAGGATTATGAAGAACATTCGTGTTTGTGGCGATTGCCATATGTTTATGAAGCTCGTGTCTAAAGTTATTGGGAGGCCAATCATCTTGAGAGATTCAAACAGATTCCATCATTTTGTTGGTGGGAGCTGCTCCTGTAAGGATTACTGGTAATAAGCAATCCAGGGAGATTAGTAAGTCACCTCAGCTTTGCAAGAAAAGTCCCATAATTTTTCTGGGACTATTTTAATCAGAAGTACACTTGCCAGTATTGCTAATGACTGATTTCCATGTTAATGGTTGTTAAGCATTATTTCCAGGGAACAGAATAGACTCGTTGTCTTACTCATTATATCTGGAAGATAGCAACAGCCAAAATTGAGAACAAGAACAAAAATGATGGCTCTAAGTGCTCCTACTTACTCAAATGCCTTCTAGT harbors:
- the LOC108485642 gene encoding pentatricopeptide repeat-containing protein At2g22070-like encodes the protein MKVRQRLRQAIDSLYAGGQATAEAYTPLVLECVRVNDVGQAKRLQSHMDLHYFIPNDTFLHNRLLHMYARLGKISDARNLFDRMPQRDIISWNTILSVYAKSGSVENLRALFYKMPFRDSVSYNTLIAGLAGSGFSSQALEVFLRMNREGFEPTEYTHVSLLNACSRLLDLRKGKQIHGRICVGFLGRNVFVWNALTDMYAKCGEIDKARWLFDRTDNKNVVSWNSLIAGYLKNGQPKKCIDLFQEMQLGGFKPDDVTVSNVLGAYFQSGLVDEAIEVFHLIKNKDKVSWTTMIVGYVQNGKEEDALNLFAKMLAEGVKPDSFTISSVISSCAKLAYLCNGQVVHGKAILLGVDNDLLVSSALVDMYCKCGITKDAWIVFDMMPSRNVVSWNAMIRGYAQNGQDLEALALYEKLLQQKLKPDSITFVAVLSSCNHAGLIEEGRIYFDSISKRHALVPTLDHYACMINLLGRSGCMTEAIDLVNNMPHEPNSLIWSTLLSVCAIKGDTENGEMAAKRLFELEPLNAGPYIMLSNMYATCGRWEDVASVRSLMKSKNVKKFAAYSWIEIDNEVHKFVAEDATHPQTEIIYEELGRLIKKLQEAGFMPDTKLVLHNVEEEEKFASICYHSEKLALAYGLIKKPHATAPIRIMKNIRVCGDCHMFMKLVSKVIGRPIILRDSNRFHHFVGGSCSCKDYW